DNA from Toxoplasma gondii ME49 chromosome X, whole genome shotgun sequence:
CCCTCAACCCCGCCATGCAGCCTCcccttctgcgtttttctctccggtgCCCGCAGGTGCtggcctctctcgcttcctcttctctctctcttctctctctcttctctctcttctctctctcttctctctctcttctctatctcttctctctctcgctttctcttccctctctcttctctttcttctctctctcttctctctctcttctctctcttctctctctctcgcttctctctttgctctctcttctctcctcggaCGTTGCacggtgcatgcgctttgGGTGTGTCGCGGCTCCACGGCCAATGCGGAGAGTCGCAAGGCGAAGCGaggagcgaaggcgacgaagtgGTTGAGGACCGGCCGCGGTCAAGAGGTGTGGAACGATCGCTcctgagaagaagcaacCCCGCATGACGAccgggagaaaaaaggaaaaacttGGGGAAAGTCttgaaggagaagcgagaagagacgacaggGAGCGGAGCAAGAGAGACTGTCCGGTCTGGCTGGCAAAGAAtggaggcgaggacgaaggacAAGGACAAGAACCAAGGACCCGCAAAGAGGGAAAAcaagaagcagctgaagcgagagaagaaagcaagaagaagagcaatacagagaaaacggacaACCAAAGGAGGGAGACtgcgcgcctctccttccctgcgattccttcctctcaacgaatctcttttcttgtttttcgaCTTTCCCCGCGTTTCACACAGCTACATCCTTACCAAAATGTGAGCCACTTgctcgcgtcgccttcccgtttcctctgcatcttccgccagctgtctctgccctctcccgctctctcctttccagCTCCACTCCGACTCGAAGAGACACCCCACACGCCAGCCCTGCCGCTCCAACAacaaacgcagaaaacgaaaagcgccgggaagaggagaagcagagcaagaatgagaagaagacgaaaggcgCTTGAGATCGACCGTGAGGAGTTCGTGGCATCGAGGGATAAGCAGCAGAGCGTATCGCGGAGAGTCCGAGCAATCGTTTGTGGGCTGCAGGTGCAGGAAATAGAGGCCTCGTTGCCTGTCTGTCACGCGGTGTACGTCCACGCCGAAGCTGCAGGGcaagaaagaacagagagcaggagagaaatgcAGCGACAAGGAGCCGAGCGAAAAATGCAGACCAGACCGCACAGGAAAGataggaagagagaaaacagcagaCAGATTATGaacgagaacaagaaagagaacaagagagagaacaagagagagaacactAAAGAGGACAAAAGGGAGAGGTCAAGGCACAAGAGGAGATCAAGGGATAGAGAGGACAAGGTACCGAGCAAGAGAACTACcacgagacagacggagacatcAAGTTGTGTTTGGTCGCTGACTCGTCGAACTGCGCGAGAACGTCTTCGATCCAGAGCGACGCTGGTTCGGGTGCGAACATGCGCGCCACCGCTTCGACGCAAGTTTCGTTGTTGACGACGCAGTTGAGGGCCTCGGCCAGTTcaggcgagaaaggagatTTCCCGCTCGCGTCTGGAACAGAAGACTTGAAGAAAGCCGGACGCATCTGAGCCGCCAGGGTCCGACCCCGAGAGAccgacagaagcgaagacgacagagacagaggagacgctggGGAGGAAAAAAACTTTAGGAAGCTCGCGACCTGAAGAGGAGGGAGCAAGCAGAGCACAACGAGTGCAGAAACTCCAGCGGAGGAGACATCTCAAGTGCAAAGGGTACAGGTAGAGAACccaagacacacacagataaAGGGATTGACATAAAAATGTATTTATAGATTTCTACGGCGATCTAACACCAGACCGTCGCAGTCACAGAGAGATCTACTGAGTCACAGTGAGTCAATCCACCtacagacatatacatatatatatatatatatgcagtgCTGTAGAAGTCACATCGACAAGCATGACTACGCACCCAGACGGGGGTGGTGTCTGCGCATTCGTCCTAGAGGAATGTAAACCCTGACTCCACATGAATGTTCTTGTATTTAGAACTCGAGTGTCTGTGGCTCGCGGGGGTACGTCGCGACGCTCCGTTGTTGCACAGTTCTTCCTGTTCCCCTTCTTTTACCTGGAAGAGCCGTACGAAAGTTCCACGCTTCCATGCGCTTCGCGTCGTTCGCGTTTTGCGGGGGGCAGACGCCGCCGACTGCAGGCTGCGTTCGCCCAAAAgcgcgaaggagaacgaaggaaaggcaATGTGACAGAGCTGGAGGAAGGCAGGCGAGTCCCCAAagccggagagacagagggcctCCAGAAAGTGCAGAAAAAGATCCGCAGAGTAAAACTGAGGCGTCAACGTGTAGACgccagagaaggaaaacgcagcgaaacggcttccttcctcaacgtctctctcttccttctcgacaCTCGCTGAAGCGGAAgcaaacgagacagaagaggaggaggaagaggaagaagaggaagaagaaggaatattctcgacgagagaagagaacacctgagaggagagagagaggtcgaaGCAAGCGAGACCACAGACGGAACATCGGCGTTGTTATTTGTCTGCGATGGTTAATCgtgcgaaacagagagacatgcagaccgtgtctcttcgacgtttcatctctctcgagtAAAATCTGAGAGTTTTGCCTCAAGCCTCCTGCCGAGCAGTGCCACTCATCGAACAGAGACGGGAAAACattcttgcatgcagacgcttGCCTGCGTCTCCACATCAAACGAATGCGCGActgaatgcatgcaggtgcAACCGCAGTCTGCAAGTGAGCACTCGAATCTTCAGCAGGAATATGCTTGCTTCGTAAAGAAGTGTATAGAGCGGTATAGAACTAGAGAGTTACAGAGATATGGAGAcacagatggagagaaatTGAAGAGTCACACCAAGCCGCTGAGAGGGAGGGCGCACGAGAGCGTTCGACAGGAAGAGCGAGCTCAGCGCAAGATCGAACTGCACAGGGCGCTGAAACGGCCGACACGACGAGATTGCTGAAGGCGCAAAATAGGTGGAATCACACAAACAGGTAGTCGACGCAACTCCGGAAAAGCGAAACCTACTTCTTTCCTCGAATGTTCCATGGCCTCTTACCTTGCCCAGGAGGGATCGGTGCCCGGCAAAATCGTagaaaggcgaggcgcgCGCGATCAGCTGGATTGCCGTCGACAGACGCAAGAAATCCTTGCGAACCGCGTTGTCCTcaccttccttttctccctccgtcTGCTCCTTCACTGCAGCCTTGCCCGTCACTCCGccgaaagacgaagaggaagaaggagaagacgaagaaggaagagaagaagaagaaggcgcggctggcgacgaagacgcgttCCACTCACCGTGGAGTTCTGTGAAGTCGAAAATGGTTTTCCAGATTTCTGCGAGAACACCGGAGAGACGAACCGCAGCGGTGGAGGGGAAGAGGGGAATCgtggagaggggaagaacgcGCGTTTttgcgaaggagagagaagctcgCCTCACAGAGAAGCACATAGACAAGTTGTCTTTTATCGATTGCACTCCCCCCCCCCAGCCATTTTGCATGTCTTCGTCCGCTTGAATGGCTAAAACAGCGGGTGGACGCAAACTAGGGAGGGTCCCGCGAATAGCTCAGACTAACAAAAAAGCTCGAGAAGCATGTCTAAGGGAAGCGTTCTTcctttgctgcatgcacctgcaAACGCATTTGCGCTTCCTCGTCGGACTCACCTTTTTCTCCACACCGACGGGCACCCAGCAGTGCCACAGCCTTCCAAAGCGCCTTAACGAAGTCCTGGAAATCTTGTCCTATCTCTGAGGTAGAGCAATTtgacagcggagaagaaagagcagcagaagcagctgcggaggaaggagacaacgaagacgaaggaaaagaagtcgacgaagaaagagaagaaagagaagaaagagaagaaggcacgAGGTGTTGTTGCCGGACAGAGATTTCCTCTCTCAGACGGGCGACGAAGTAGAGACAGAGTCGGTTGCTGAGCTCCGCTGCCTGGTCCTGGAAGCCAAGtcaagaaagcagaagacgcacgGGAGAAGTGAGAACGAGGTGAGAACGGAGgctgaagacgagaagcgatagacagaaacgcaagagaaaaaacgacgcgTGAAGAAGTGGAACGGAGAGAACCTGCGCGCCGATGCAGCGAGCAGAGGACgcacaaagagagagagaagggggaagacaaaagaaaaggaaagaacaaagacaACAGGGGGAAACAgtgaaaaaacgaggaagagaaaagacagaaaatacgggaagaaaaaggtggaggaagacgcacagCGTTTTCGCCgagcaaaggagaagaaaagttgaagaagccGCGGTCTTCCGTCAAAAAAATGAGTTGAAGAACGGCACtgagaggcggcggcgcgctCCTCGTATTCTGAGCCTCGTCctgaaagaaacaagagacaaaaaacacGAAGAACAGGAGATTCTTccacgaggagagaaacctGGACACCCTCTAAGTCTGttccgagaagaaagagcgagaaagagacagaaaacatgcacacacacaaacacaaaaacaacgacaggagagaggaagaaagaagaggaaacacatacggtcagagagagagagacagagaaagagacagagacaaacaagTAGAGATAGATAAAGGTCGATtgagatagagagacagagacagaaagaaaggtaGATGgagagatagacagatagagagagagcaagagaggaacACACAGAGAGTGATAGACCGGGtgatagagagagagataaacgcaggaaaaaaacgacaaACACAGGGGAGAagctctttctgtttctctcctccttttcagagaagcgagagatcGTAAGGAGAGGGCCAaagcagagggaaagagaagaaatcggGAAAAAGCGTACCAAGGCGCATGCAATAAGGCGAAGGGTCAATCCGGGCGATGCGTCAGAAAGTCGCAGATCGAAGGCAGCCTTGCACAGTCGCAGCAGCTCCTCAAATTTCGGCGCAAACTTTCCCAGAGGAATCtaaaagaagaagcagaaggaagacgagagtcCAGCGGCTCGTGACACACGGAACAGACCGACATGCAGCTGCATGCTAAAGATGACAGACACCATAAGGCCCAGAAGAAACCCGGACAGCAAGCgtagagaaggagaaaacaccGGGGCGAGGCCTAGAACGCACAACCATACGTCCTTacagagaaggcaggcaAGGCAGGCATGACGGAAGGCCTTCTCTCTTATGCGTCACCGAATGTGTGCCGAGAAAActcacatgcatatacacacacagagagaacggcgtacacatatgcatacatatgcatacatatatatatgtatatatatgcaagcGTGTATCAACACTGTGAGGAaatagatgcatatatatatatatatatatatatggagcGGGGTACGGATGGAGGCCGAATGAGCTGGTAGTGGATCCCAATCcatctttgtcttctttctcttgtgtATTTCGCCGTTCGTTATCTCACTGCTCTGTTTCCGGTTTCGCGTTTACCTCTTGGAGGAcgcagcggaagagagacaggacgagGGACCGGTCGACGAGAGGCCCCGACGGAACTCCACGGAGGATGGCCAGCGCACTGAGGAGCTCACAaaactggaaaagagacaagaaggcggAACGCAGTCGAACAGTGCGGGTTCTGCCAAGAAGTGACAAGCCTCGCGAGGCGTTCCCAcccccttttcttctggacATTGCcaaggagaacgaaaaaaacaggaacCGACCGAGGTGAGCGTGGAACGCCGGAGAAATCAAAGTGCGTCGAGAAGCGACATATCGAGACGCCGCTACAGGTCGAGCAAAGCACATTCTTcaagcgaagacgagagataGAAAAGAGTAGGAAcacacgagagacagacgtcggaggagaaggaagaggacaagcagaggagacggagaaatcGACACACGGACAGGAGCaaagagcaagaggagagcTGAATCCATGGAAACAGAAGCACGAAGAAAACCGAGGGAGAAACCGAACTGTCTGAAAGTCCGGTAAGACAGTCACTTTTTTGCtgagagacaaaaaacagagcacatgcatgcgtcacTAGCGAGGTCGAcgccgagacgcagagaggaaacatgCTGTCCTGGCAAAGCAGCAGCCGACGCCGGCAACTTCCGAAGcgcggaaacgcagaaagcgCCCAGACTGACACAGATCGACGTCCGACACACTTTCAATAACTGTGAATCGAAAACCGGAAAGGTTCAACGTGAAACTCACCTCCGGACGAAACTTGGGATTTTCCTGCAACGCCACACGGACCGTTTCTTGCAGTTTCTTCacttcctgctcttctccccggagtgctttttttttctctcccgaaGACGCAAgtgagacagacgaagaagatggagatgagaacgaggaaggggaggaagacgaggaaggggaggaagacgaggaaggaagggaagatgAAGAtcgagacgaggaagagttAAGACGGTCGTTTACTTCGTTTATGCTGTGCTGAGCAATGTGGATGAGCTGAGAAATGGTGTGTTTCAGATCGACAGCTCTGAGTTGCGGCAGCGCTGTAGGATCAGCCCTTTTgcttcgctttttttctctcgggcGCCGGGCCGAGTTGTCTCCTGTGGGGAACGCTGCGCCGTCGGCCGAGAGattctcgcgtttctgtttctttcctgcctcgcgaaacggcggagacagccggGACGGTGGAGAGGACAAGGGCGGAAAGCCCCCAGACGGGGTGAACGCGTGAGTCTTCGCAAccgaggacggagacgccgGCGAAGCAAGGCTTCCGGCAGCCGGCCAccctgcagaaaagaaaggcgtggctggaggagacaggtgccgagacagaagcggagacTGATGAGGAGACAGGTAAGGAGACTGGTGAGGAGACTGGTGAGAAGACAGATGCGGAGACGGGTGAGGAGACTGGTGCGGGTCGTGCGCCAGGCAGGGactgggagaagaagagaaggggcgaggagaagaagaatgcgtcggagcaggagacgaaggagttGAGGGATTCTTTTTGAGGGCAGGACTTTGCAGAGGAGGATGTGGGAAAGGAGGCGGCACACACGCTGGGTCTGGAagcttcgctgtctgcttcgattcgtctttctctgtgtccctCGTGTCCGGTTCGcgctccctcttctcctgaCTGCCGCGGAAAATCTCCCGGTGTTGAAAGGCGAAGCGAGTCAGTAGCTGCTGCGGAAGCATTCCTGCTCCACCGACGACTACAGCGGGCGTGAGCAAggcttcctcgctgtctctctctgtcctcggCGTTCCACTGCCTTCGGCTGCCGCCTGGCCACTTTCCTCGCACCCAGGCGGTCGCAGGAACTGCACTgaggtctcttcttcgttcggTCGACgccagaaaaaagcgaacgACAGACTGTCGATGGGGTGCGGAGGCGCGACCGAAGCCGGAGCGAATGAGGGCCCCCCACTTGGCGCGGGGCAGGAGACTcccgaaggcgacgaacgcGGCACAGCGGAGTGCTGAGCGAAGGACCCCAACGAAGGCAGGAACGAgcaggcgacagaagaagaggacgggAGGAAGTGAACGCGTCCCGGATGCCCTCTCCATGACGAGTTCCCCGCACGACTCGCAGGTGTCTCGTGGTCTGTCTCttgtcgttctgtctcttgtcgttctgtctcttgtcgTTCTCTATCTTGCCGCTCCGTCTCTCGCCGGTTTGTCTGAGACCCTTCTGGGAAGTGTCGGGTGTCTTCCGGAGTGCTGGGCAGCGACGATCTGGCGCCTTGCGCCCGAGAGGCTGCTGCAATTGGGCGCTGCAGGGTCTGCATGCCTCTTCTCCTGGCGCCATCGAggacgaacagagaagaagacgacagacgagaagaaggggtggggaaagaagacgaggtgggcagagaaggagactgggagagagaccgaggcgACGAGACGGGGGCGCCacgaggcggagagaagtGGATATGAGAAGTCGCAGGGCCCctgggagacagaaaagaaatcTGCAAGCAAGCAGCCAGCCAAGGCGAACTGACGGGAGGGATGGACGCGGTAGAGGAAGAACATGCAGCGCAGGGTTGAAGCGCGTGCGGCAGGAGAtacaggaggcagaggcaacTGGGCTGTCCTCCCTTCCCAGAGGGCGGAGGGAAGCAGATGAAACaaaccgaagaagacgaagaagacgcgaggtCGAAAGCGGCAAGCTGCTCAGAGGCGCGGAAAGGCAAAAGCCCCCCAACTCGGTCTCCACATTCTGTAGTCAAAGCGGGAGGGCCGCGTTTGCGCGACCTCAGAGAAActggacgcagaggaaagcaacgggacaacgagacagaggaaaaagaggcagagCATGCCGCCTCCGAAAGGAGAACTCTCCACGGTTTTCtcgaaggaaacggagacggcgaCACGGATGACATGCAAGAGGGCAGAGTGCATGGGAGGAGCTTCAAgcgcagacgccgagaaaCGGGCGAATCTGAGGTGGAAAAGAAGGCGGGGGCATCTGAGGCTTGTGTCGTGGAACCTCCAGGTTTGTCTGCTGCAGTCGATGGCCTCTGTCGACGGGGaaggcgcggagacaggaactccgcggaaggcgggaggtgtctctcctccgtcgcgaGTTCGACTGTTGGTTTAAATCTTGAAGTTCTTTGTCTACCGGGTGGAGCCTCGGGGTCTGCAGCGGGCGAGCTCGAAGAGACGATGCCGGAAAGGCCGCATGACTTCACTGATGCTGAAGAACAGGCATCTCGCGGCAccggcgaggacgaagaagcgggCGGCTGACAGGACGCGTCGCCGCATCGGCCTTTGACCGaatgaaaaggaagcagGGGGCGCTGGCCCTGAGAGcaggacgagaaggcgcgagaggaggcgcggcCGACTGCCTGCGTCCTCGTCACGCCTGCATtaaacgaaagaaaaacacctGAAAGGCGCGTGAGCTGGCGCCGGCGCCACAGCGTCGGGCTGAAGGGCATCCCGCACGCGTTGTCTCTGTGCAGACACCTCGCGATCTCATCCTCCGTGAGGAAGCGGCAGGCGGGTCTCTGTCCTCCTGTTGGTCGATATGCTTTTTCGCGGCGGACACTCTCGATTGCATGCGCTCGCGCACTGCCTCCCCAGCCGCTGGGGCTCCTGGATGGTCGCCAAGAGGCAGGCGCGGAAAAGGGAGCGTGGCCTGGCGTGGCCAGACCCACAGACGTCCCGCCTGCAGGCAACGACGCCCGATGTCCCGCGagtgaagacgcagaaactgAAGACCAAGACGAGAAGGTTGGGAGGGCGCGGGATGGAGAAGTTGACAAAAACGGTCGCATCGTGTTTTGGGTTCAAGAGCTGCAATGCTTTCCGTCGCCGTGACAATTGCAAGTGTCCGCCCCGCTCACAAAGATGAGCCGCTACTCTGCGTCACGATGACATCATTTGCAGCAAAGTGCGCACGTCCAAGACATGTCTGTCCACACATGGAAAAACAGATGAGTTGTGTGCATATCCAGCCGAAAAATTCGGTGTTTGCCGCTCGCCCGGCGTCAAAATGTGTCGTGCGAACCACACAAAGCTATCCACATCCAACTGGCAGACacggtgtacatacacctgaggagaaacgcagcgcAAAGAGACCTGACTCGACGACGCTGACCTGGACACGGCCGCAGAGACAACTCGGTGCGCGGATGGCTAAAACAGGGATGTGGTGCGAGTTTGCAAaacggagaacgcgaagcaGTGTGCAATAGCAGCGCAGCGTTTATTCGTGATGGCCAACGCGTCTATCACCGCAATGATTATCGGTGAAACCTTGCTTGGAACACGACATAGCGAGCGGGACGAGCGTGTCTCGAAACCGAAGAGCAGCTCCGGATTTTCTCCAGAGAACATGCGAGAACATATTAACGTGTGACAGGGAGAACAATCTCACGGATATCCTTTCTTTGACGCAGCTATTTAGCGGAATGAGGAATGGAGAAACCTGCTCGCCTGGTACCCGTGAGTACATGGACGAAAAGATGTGAGGGGCATATCGACCGGCTGTGGTATTGCACGGTTGCCTTTACTCTTGACAGGTCTGACGTTTGAAACAGCAAGAAACGGAGCTGCAAAGGAGTGCGGTTCGATGTGTACATCGTCAAGAGTGTCTTCTAGAAAATCGGCAAACCTCATCAACAACGCAATTTGACGTGCTCGAAAAAGGGACTGGGAACCAGACATTTTTTtatcgcctgcatgcgctgatCGCGGTAGCCTGTGGCACACGGGCGGCGCTGTCGCAACGAA
Protein-coding regions in this window:
- a CDS encoding hypothetical protein (encoded by transcript TGME49_237160), whose product is MRPFLSTSPSRALPTFSSWSSVSASSLAGHRASLPAGGTSVGLATPGHAPFSAPASWRPSRSPSGWGGSARAHAIESVRREKAYRPTGGQRPACRFLTEDEIARCLHRDNACGMPFSPTLWRRRQLTRLSGVFLSFNAGVTRTQAVGRASSRAFSSCSQGQRPLLPFHSVKGRCGDASCQPPASSSSPVPRDACSSASVKSCGLSGIVSSSSPAADPEAPPGRQRTSRFKPTVELATEERHLPPSAEFLSPRLPRRQRPSTAADKPGGSTTQASDAPAFFSTSDSPVSRRLRLKLLPCTLPSCMSSVSPSPFPSRKPWRVLLSEAACSASFSSVSLSRCFPLRPVSLRSRKRGPPALTTECGDRVGGLLPFRASEQLAAFDLASSSSSSVCFICFPPPSGKGGQPSCLCLLYLLPHALQPCAACSSSTASIPPVSSPWLAACLQISFLSPRGPATSHIHFSPPRGAPVSSPRSLSQSPSLPTSSSFPTPSSRLSSSSLFVLDGARRRGMQTLQRPIAAASRAQGARSSLPSTPEDTRHFPEGSQTNRRETERQDRERQETERQETERQETDHETPASRAGNSSWRGHPGRVHFLPSSSSVACSFLPSLGSFAQHSAVPRSSPSGVSCPAPSGGPSFAPASVAPPHPIDSLSFAFFWRRPNEEETSVQFLRPPGCEESGQAAAEGSGTPRTERDSEEALLTPAVVVGGAGMLPQQLLTRFAFQHREIFRGSQEKREREPDTRDTEKDESKQTAKLPDPACVPPPFPHPPLQSPALKKNPSTPSSPAPTHSSSPRPFSSSPSPCLAHDPHQSPHPSPHLSSHQSPHQSPYLSPHQSPLLSRHLSPPATPFFSAGWPAAGSLASPASPSSVAKTHAFTPSGGFPPLSSPPSRLSPPFREAGKKQKRENLSADGAAFPTGDNSARRPREKKRSKRADPTALPQLRAVDLKHTISQLIHIAQHSINEVNDRLNSSSSRSSSSLPSSSSSPSSSSSPSSFSSPSSSSVSLASSGEKKKALRGEEQEVKKLQETVRVALQENPKFRPEFCELLSALAILRGVPSGPLVDRSLVLSLFRCVLQEIPLGKFAPKFEELLRLCKAAFDLRLSDASPGLTLRLIACALDEAQNTRSAPPPLSAVLQLIFLTEDRGFFNFSSPLLGENADQAAELSNRLCLYFVARLREEISVRQQHLVPSSLSSLSSLSSSTSFPSSSLSPSSAAASAALSSPLSNCSTSEIGQDFQDFVKALWKAVALLGARRCGEKEIWKTIFDFTELHGEWNASSSPAAPSSSSLPSSSSPSSSSSFGGVTGKAAVKEQTEGEKEGEDNAVRKDFLRLSTAIQLIARASPFYDFAGHRSLLGKVFSSLVENIPSSSSSSSSSSSSVSFASASASVEKEERDVEEGSRFAAFSFSGVYTLTPQFYSADLFLHFLEALCLSGFGDSPAFLQLCHIAFPSFSFALLGERSLQSAASAPRKTRTTRSAWKRGTFVRLFQVASFLKFFSSPASPLSLSSSLLSVSRGRTLAAQMRPAFFKSSVPDASGKSPFSPELAEALNCVVNNETCVEAVARMFAPEPASLWIEDVLAQFDDFGVDVHRVTDRQRGLYFLHLQPTNDCSDSPRYALLLIPRCHELLTVDLKRLSSSSHSCSASPLPGAFRFLRLLLERQGWRVGCLFESEWSWKGESGRGQRQLAEDAEETGRRREQVAHILVRM